Proteins encoded by one window of Tunturibacter psychrotolerans:
- a CDS encoding SDR family NAD(P)-dependent oxidoreductase — protein sequence MNISFENQVALVTGAASGLGLATARAFAEAGASVVLADWNEKEVQAAAKGLADKGHKTLAVRCDVSDDAQVEAMVKQTVATFGRLDAAYNNAGVQGILAETADSPRDDYDRVMAINLRGVWSCMKFELQQMREQGSGAIVNCSSLGGLVGGNRRGTYHAAKHGVIGFTKSAALEYATRGIRVNDVCPGMIQTPMSDKMIAEGQGEELNAMLKAYVPMGRMGRPEEIADAVLWLCSSAASYITGQSISVDGGYVMR from the coding sequence ATGAACATATCTTTTGAAAACCAGGTCGCCCTCGTGACAGGCGCCGCATCTGGCCTAGGTCTGGCGACGGCCAGGGCCTTTGCAGAGGCAGGTGCTTCCGTTGTCTTGGCAGACTGGAATGAGAAAGAAGTACAAGCCGCAGCGAAAGGCCTAGCCGACAAAGGTCATAAGACCCTTGCTGTTCGCTGTGACGTCTCGGACGACGCGCAGGTAGAAGCAATGGTGAAGCAGACTGTCGCCACATTCGGACGGCTCGACGCAGCCTACAACAATGCCGGCGTTCAAGGTATTCTCGCGGAGACAGCTGACTCTCCCCGCGATGACTACGACCGGGTCATGGCAATCAACCTGCGCGGCGTCTGGAGTTGCATGAAGTTCGAACTGCAACAGATGCGCGAGCAGGGCAGTGGCGCCATCGTTAATTGCTCGTCGCTTGGAGGCCTTGTAGGCGGCAATCGGCGCGGTACCTACCATGCTGCGAAGCATGGAGTCATTGGATTCACCAAGAGTGCTGCTCTCGAATATGCAACCCGTGGCATTCGCGTTAACGACGTGTGTCCGGGAATGATTCAGACGCCCATGTCCGACAAGATGATCGCTGAAGGTCAAGGAGAAGAGTTGAACGCGATGTTGAAGGCTTACGTTCCGATGGGCCGAATGGGCCGTCCCGAGGAGATCGCTGACGCTGTCCTTTGGCTCTGCAGCTCAGCCGCCAGCTACATTACCGGTCAGTCGATCTCGGTCGATGGTGGCTACGTCATGCGCTAG
- a CDS encoding aldo/keto reductase, with protein sequence MKPKNLLSTPSTSDRRTFLKTGGVAAAALLTKGAIAAETPRTLPPLPDNTKTVAAMPTRNLGKTGYKVGIFSLGGQASLEKPANFDVAVPIIERALDLGVNYIDTSSIYGGPERWSEQYVGRVMKTRRNEAFLATKTKERTREGSLRMIEKSLQLLNTDHVDLWQLHDVGLPEDVDAIFAKGGAMEALIEMHDQKVVRYLGVTGHYRPEALIDAVNRYNFDTILMAMNAADTHIHSFTDKLLPLVVEKQMGIIGMKVPSRGRLLASWTPPSLDAQRHSWEGSAIAHRPGVMTMKDAMNFTLTQPVSTVIIGCDNIAQLEENVQIARNFTPLSNSQMAALNELAAPVAEQSLFFRFTDRSKG encoded by the coding sequence ATGAAGCCAAAGAATCTGCTCTCCACGCCCTCCACCTCCGACCGCCGTACCTTCCTCAAGACCGGAGGCGTCGCCGCCGCAGCTCTCTTGACCAAAGGCGCAATTGCAGCTGAAACGCCGCGCACGCTGCCGCCGCTCCCCGACAACACAAAGACTGTTGCCGCCATGCCCACGCGCAACCTCGGCAAGACCGGCTACAAAGTAGGCATCTTCTCGCTTGGCGGCCAGGCTTCTCTGGAAAAGCCCGCGAACTTCGACGTCGCCGTCCCCATCATCGAGCGCGCACTCGACCTCGGCGTCAACTACATCGACACCTCCTCCATCTACGGCGGTCCCGAGCGCTGGAGCGAACAGTACGTCGGCCGCGTCATGAAGACCCGCCGCAACGAAGCCTTCCTCGCCACCAAGACCAAAGAGCGCACCCGCGAAGGCTCCCTCCGCATGATCGAGAAGTCCCTCCAGCTCCTCAACACCGACCACGTCGATCTCTGGCAGCTTCACGACGTCGGCCTACCCGAAGACGTCGACGCCATCTTCGCCAAGGGTGGTGCCATGGAAGCGCTCATCGAGATGCACGACCAGAAGGTCGTCCGCTACCTCGGAGTCACCGGCCACTACCGGCCCGAAGCCCTCATCGACGCCGTCAATCGCTACAACTTCGACACCATCCTGATGGCCATGAACGCCGCCGACACCCACATCCACAGCTTCACCGACAAGCTCCTTCCGCTTGTTGTCGAAAAGCAGATGGGCATCATCGGCATGAAGGTCCCCTCACGTGGCCGCCTCCTCGCCTCGTGGACGCCGCCATCGCTCGACGCCCAGCGCCACTCGTGGGAGGGCTCCGCCATCGCCCACCGCCCCGGCGTCATGACCATGAAGGACGCGATGAACTTCACGCTCACGCAGCCGGTGAGCACAGTCATCATTGGCTGCGACAACATCGCTCAGCTGGAAGAAAACGTGCAGATCGCAAGAAACTTCACGCCCCTCTCCAACTCCCAGATGGCCGCCCTCAACGAACTAGCCGCGCCGGTAGCCGAGCAGTCCCTCTTCTTCCGCTTCACCGACCGCAGCAAAGGCTGA
- the modB gene encoding molybdate ABC transporter permease subunit, translating to MDFEALWLTLRLAVGTTAILLVVAVPLAWWIASGHGWGRALVQTVVALPLVLPPTVLGFYLLIAMGPLTAPGRLLIRIFGHPLAFSFEGLLIGSVLYSLPFAVQPLVAGFQAVDRGFVEAAAGLGASPAKVFVSVVLPMTRASLLTSAVLTFTHTVGEFGVVLMLGGNIPGATRTLSISLYDLVQDGNYAAANRTALVLVGFATVALLAIYLLPSMRKVDGRQADIVR from the coding sequence ATGGATTTCGAGGCGCTCTGGCTGACGTTGCGACTGGCGGTGGGGACGACAGCGATTCTGCTGGTAGTAGCGGTGCCGCTGGCCTGGTGGATTGCCTCAGGACATGGGTGGGGACGTGCTCTGGTGCAGACCGTGGTCGCGCTGCCGCTGGTGCTGCCGCCAACAGTACTTGGCTTTTATTTGCTGATTGCGATGGGGCCGCTGACCGCGCCGGGAAGGCTGTTGATCCGAATCTTTGGTCATCCGCTGGCGTTCAGCTTCGAGGGACTGCTGATTGGATCAGTGCTGTACAGCCTGCCGTTTGCCGTGCAACCGCTGGTGGCCGGATTTCAGGCTGTGGATCGAGGATTTGTCGAGGCCGCTGCCGGGTTGGGCGCGAGTCCCGCGAAGGTGTTCGTCTCGGTTGTGCTGCCGATGACCCGCGCTTCCCTGCTGACTAGCGCGGTGCTGACGTTTACGCACACGGTTGGAGAGTTTGGCGTCGTGCTGATGCTAGGGGGCAATATTCCGGGAGCAACGCGGACGCTTTCGATCTCGCTCTACGACCTGGTGCAGGACGGAAACTACGCGGCAGCGAACCGGACGGCGCTGGTGCTGGTCGGTTTTGCGACGGTGGCACTGCTGGCGATCTATCTTCTGCCCTCGATGCGCAAGGTGGATGGAAGGCAGGCTGACATTGTCCGATAG
- a CDS encoding hemolysin family protein, with amino-acid sequence MFEWMLFRIIMVAFFILASSFFVAAEFALVSVRETRIQQLIALGRPGARTALKLKYSIDEFLPAVQLGVTVAGLALGWIGEPAVAEIILNFLGGPLHRLPAHAVIYAHTAAVIFAFSLITYFEVLLGELVPKSLALQRTERIALAVAGPMDVFIRLTRPIVKLMNASAAVVLRLFRAPLRGEGAVHSPEELKLIATATRRMGLLPVFQEEIIHRAIELNHVTVREIMTPRGSIFSLSADLPLQQASARIVDEQHSRVPVYDPASGPEHIIGIVYSKDVSRLMHFRTVALSLGGKGESALTLRQVMRELTVVPETKLAIELLQEFQERRRHIAIVVDEFGSTVGLVTAEDVLEQIVDELEDEFDVSKSPLLSTTGAMSLDGSTTLRDLGNQLHWTFPREAGVETLAGFLLANLGHIPTVGESVEYEGRRFEVAEMAGRRISRVIVEDIAPPPNQIEDETDSREAIQ; translated from the coding sequence ATGTTCGAGTGGATGCTCTTCCGCATAATCATGGTGGCCTTTTTCATTCTGGCCAGTAGCTTCTTTGTGGCTGCCGAGTTCGCCCTGGTCAGCGTCCGCGAGACCCGCATCCAGCAACTGATCGCCCTCGGCCGTCCCGGCGCCCGCACTGCCCTCAAGCTCAAATACTCGATCGATGAGTTCCTCCCCGCGGTGCAGCTGGGCGTCACTGTCGCCGGGCTTGCACTCGGTTGGATCGGGGAACCCGCTGTCGCCGAGATCATCCTCAATTTTCTCGGTGGTCCGCTCCATCGGTTACCCGCCCACGCCGTTATTTACGCCCATACTGCCGCGGTCATCTTCGCCTTTTCACTGATCACCTACTTCGAAGTCCTCCTCGGCGAACTCGTCCCGAAGTCGCTCGCACTCCAGCGTACCGAGCGCATCGCGCTCGCCGTGGCCGGTCCGATGGATGTCTTCATTCGGCTCACCCGTCCTATCGTGAAGCTGATGAACGCCTCTGCGGCGGTCGTCCTCAGACTCTTTCGCGCCCCCCTGCGCGGCGAAGGCGCCGTCCATTCGCCCGAAGAGCTGAAGCTGATCGCCACCGCCACCCGCCGCATGGGCTTACTCCCCGTCTTTCAGGAAGAGATCATCCACCGCGCCATCGAGCTCAACCACGTCACCGTTCGCGAGATCATGACTCCGCGCGGCAGCATCTTCTCTCTCTCCGCCGACCTGCCGCTCCAGCAGGCCTCCGCCCGCATCGTCGACGAGCAGCACTCCCGCGTTCCCGTATACGACCCCGCCAGCGGGCCCGAGCACATCATCGGCATCGTCTACTCGAAGGACGTCTCCCGCCTCATGCACTTTCGCACCGTCGCCCTCTCGCTCGGTGGCAAAGGAGAATCAGCCCTCACCCTCCGGCAGGTCATGCGCGAGCTTACCGTAGTCCCCGAGACCAAACTCGCCATCGAACTACTGCAAGAGTTTCAGGAGCGCCGCCGCCACATCGCCATCGTCGTCGATGAGTTCGGCAGCACCGTTGGTCTGGTCACCGCCGAAGACGTCCTCGAGCAGATCGTTGACGAACTGGAAGACGAGTTCGACGTCAGCAAATCTCCCCTCCTCAGCACCACGGGAGCCATGTCGCTCGACGGCAGTACCACGCTTCGCGACCTCGGCAACCAGCTTCACTGGACCTTCCCCCGCGAGGCCGGCGTCGAAACTCTCGCCGGCTTCCTCCTTGCGAACCTGGGCCACATCCCCACCGTTGGCGAAAGCGTCGAGTACGAAGGTCGCCGCTTCGAGGTCGCCGAGATGGCTGGCCGTCGCATCAGCCGCGTCATCGTAGAGGACATTGCCCCGCCGCCGAATCAGATCGAAGACGAAACCGACAGCAGGGAAGCCATCCAGTGA
- a CDS encoding ABC transporter permease, giving the protein MIENRTAALWRPIRRILLTLPVLWVVVSVVFLLIHLVPGDPIVQMLGEGATASDIDALRHSYGLDAPLSQQYAHYWHGILHADLGQSLRLHDSVVHLVLQRYPYTLALTAAALLIGIALSIPAGIASALHRSRWQDRTLGVLSLVGLSFPNFALGPILILVFSIQLGWLPVSGAGNGDATSFLLHLILPAITLGLGLAAILTRMVRTAMLEELNQDYIRTARAKGLTQNAVVYRHALRNALIPVLTVIGLQFGSLLAGAIVTETIFSWPGIGRLTLSAISNRDYALVQGCILAVGLTYVVVNLLTDIAYTIANPRMRAE; this is encoded by the coding sequence GTGATCGAGAACCGCACCGCAGCTCTCTGGAGACCCATTCGCCGCATCCTCCTCACCCTTCCGGTCCTCTGGGTTGTCGTCTCGGTCGTCTTCCTCCTCATCCACCTCGTTCCCGGCGACCCCATCGTCCAGATGCTCGGCGAAGGAGCCACTGCCTCCGACATCGACGCTCTCCGCCACTCCTACGGCCTTGACGCCCCACTTAGCCAGCAGTACGCCCACTATTGGCACGGTATCCTTCACGCCGACCTCGGCCAGTCTCTCCGCCTCCACGACTCTGTCGTCCACCTCGTTCTTCAGCGCTACCCCTACACTCTCGCCCTCACCGCGGCGGCCCTGCTCATTGGCATCGCCCTCTCGATCCCTGCCGGCATCGCCTCAGCCCTCCATCGCAGCCGCTGGCAAGACCGCACCCTCGGCGTCCTGTCGCTCGTCGGCCTCTCCTTCCCAAACTTCGCGCTGGGTCCCATCCTGATCCTCGTCTTCTCCATCCAACTCGGCTGGCTTCCCGTCTCCGGAGCGGGCAACGGCGATGCCACCAGCTTTCTCCTGCATCTCATCCTCCCGGCAATCACATTGGGCCTCGGCCTCGCTGCCATCCTCACCCGCATGGTCCGTACGGCCATGCTCGAGGAGCTGAATCAGGACTACATCCGTACCGCCCGCGCCAAAGGGCTTACGCAAAACGCTGTCGTCTACCGGCACGCCCTGCGAAATGCTCTCATCCCCGTCCTGACCGTCATTGGTCTCCAGTTTGGCAGCCTTCTTGCGGGCGCCATCGTAACCGAAACAATCTTCAGCTGGCCCGGGATCGGCCGGCTCACTCTCTCTGCTATCTCCAATCGCGACTACGCGCTGGTTCAGGGATGCATTCTGGCGGTGGGGCTAACTTATGTTGTAGTGAATCTCCTCACCGATATCGCCTACACTATAGCCAATCCGCGTATGCGCGCCGAATAG
- the trxA gene encoding thioredoxin has translation MAGQFVTEVNDANFEKDVLQSAEPVMVDFWAAWCGPCRALAPVVDEVATHYQGKLKVMKMDVDSNTATPMRYGIRGIPALLIFKDGKVAEQIVGFVPKDTIDKSVNKVLA, from the coding sequence ATGGCAGGACAGTTCGTCACCGAAGTAAATGACGCAAACTTTGAAAAAGATGTTCTTCAGTCGGCCGAGCCGGTTATGGTCGATTTCTGGGCGGCATGGTGTGGACCCTGTCGCGCACTCGCCCCGGTCGTCGATGAGGTTGCCACCCACTATCAGGGCAAACTCAAGGTCATGAAGATGGACGTCGACTCCAACACTGCAACCCCGATGCGCTATGGCATCCGCGGTATACCCGCCCTGCTGATCTTCAAGGATGGCAAGGTTGCTGAGCAGATCGTTGGCTTCGTCCCCAAGGACACGATCGACAAGTCCGTGAATAAGGTTTTAGCGTAA
- the thrB gene encoding homoserine kinase — MSATVTKKPYRLRLPATSANLGPGFDALGLAMALYLTIEATLADAFHIDASGRNADLCSTLEDNLILTTYVDVLATAGVLAPRLHLQLHNEIPLGMGCGSSASALLAGVLLANHFGDLGWTGQQILREACCREGHPDNAAACYLGGMTASSVREDRVITATCGEHLTWGLTLALPADSFATKKARALLPAHYSREDAVANIQSTALLVAAFAQGRGDLLRTAMQDRIHQPYRMKSCPLLPLLLPLTENPGVLGVALSGAGPSVLILSEEADSPTVSAIVRQAAGDQLLEVIQTKISTGILEATD, encoded by the coding sequence ATGAGCGCGACCGTCACAAAGAAACCCTACCGCCTGCGCCTGCCCGCAACCTCAGCCAACCTGGGGCCCGGCTTTGATGCTCTCGGTCTCGCGATGGCCCTCTATCTCACCATCGAAGCCACCCTTGCCGATGCCTTCCATATCGACGCATCTGGTCGCAACGCCGATCTCTGCTCCACACTGGAAGACAATCTCATCCTCACCACCTACGTCGACGTTCTTGCGACCGCCGGAGTTCTGGCCCCTCGGCTTCACCTCCAGCTCCACAACGAAATACCTTTAGGAATGGGCTGCGGTTCGAGCGCATCAGCGCTTCTGGCCGGCGTACTTCTGGCAAATCACTTCGGCGATCTTGGTTGGACCGGTCAACAGATCCTCAGAGAAGCCTGCTGCCGCGAAGGCCACCCAGACAATGCCGCAGCTTGTTATCTTGGTGGAATGACCGCTTCCTCTGTCAGGGAAGATAGAGTCATTACAGCAACTTGCGGGGAACACTTAACCTGGGGCTTGACCTTGGCTTTGCCTGCGGATAGCTTCGCCACTAAAAAAGCCCGAGCACTTCTTCCGGCCCACTATTCCAGGGAAGATGCAGTCGCCAATATTCAATCCACTGCTCTCCTCGTAGCGGCGTTTGCTCAGGGGCGCGGCGACCTCCTCCGCACTGCCATGCAAGACCGAATCCACCAACCCTACCGCATGAAGTCGTGCCCGCTACTTCCACTGCTTCTTCCCCTTACCGAAAATCCCGGCGTTCTCGGTGTCGCCCTGAGTGGTGCCGGCCCCTCGGTCCTGATCCTCTCCGAAGAGGCGGACTCTCCCACCGTTTCGGCGATCGTCCGTCAAGCCGCCGGGGATCAATTACTTGAGGTGATTCAGACTAAAATCTCTACGGGAATACTTGAGGCCACAGACTGA
- a CDS encoding ATP-binding cassette domain-containing protein yields the protein MSDSLPEHLLSVKMKHRVGTVSLDVSFALTQPWTVLFGPSGSGKTTVLRAIAGFVRPDAGSIGRGDDLWVDRESGVFVLAHLRPARSAGQTARLFPNMTVRSNAVYGLGWSTKPDDAKKVVEETIGLFRLKDLLDRKPHELSGGEKQRVSVARTVISAVTFDGPGTALLLLDEPFSGLDYAMRDELVGGLREYLILRKIPVLSVTHDVGEAFQLNAEVIRIADGKVVQQGPVSDALKDERRLLMSQLKSGS from the coding sequence TTGTCCGATAGTCTGCCGGAACACCTGCTGTCGGTAAAGATGAAGCATCGAGTGGGGACGGTTTCGCTCGACGTCAGCTTCGCGCTGACCCAACCGTGGACCGTGTTGTTCGGACCCTCCGGCAGCGGTAAGACAACCGTGTTGCGCGCGATTGCCGGGTTCGTGCGTCCCGATGCGGGTTCGATCGGACGAGGCGACGACCTGTGGGTGGATCGTGAGTCTGGCGTATTTGTTCTCGCTCACCTTCGACCAGCGAGGAGCGCAGGACAGACGGCTCGGCTTTTTCCCAACATGACCGTGCGGTCGAATGCAGTCTATGGCCTCGGCTGGAGTACAAAGCCGGACGATGCAAAAAAGGTCGTTGAAGAGACCATAGGGTTGTTCCGTCTCAAAGATCTCCTCGATCGAAAGCCTCACGAGTTGAGCGGAGGCGAGAAGCAGAGAGTTTCAGTGGCACGCACGGTTATCTCTGCGGTCACCTTCGACGGACCAGGAACAGCACTGCTGTTGCTCGATGAGCCATTCTCAGGCCTGGATTACGCGATGCGAGACGAACTTGTTGGCGGCCTGCGCGAATATCTTATCCTCCGTAAGATTCCCGTACTCTCTGTGACACACGACGTAGGCGAGGCCTTTCAACTTAATGCTGAGGTGATCAGGATCGCGGATGGCAAGGTTGTGCAGCAAGGGCCGGTGAGCGACGCATTGAAGGACGAGCGTCGGCTTTTGATGAGCCAGCTAAAGAGTGGGTCTTAG
- a CDS encoding amidohydrolase family protein, whose translation MRIVFLLLLCIPGLCNAAAQDLAIVDAKVYPSPEAKAVKHATILIRGGKITAVGEHVVIPHGVATLPCTGCIVVAGFWNTHVHFTEAKWVDAAHQPAEKLAQQLREMLTLSGFTTVVDTASIPDNTVALRRRIESGEVMGPRIYTAGAGLFPPHSLPYYVKDMPPEVLAQLPQPNTPAEAAAAVQKNIAAGADIVKLFTGSIVAPGNIVPMPLAIATAAAATGHEHGQLVFAHPSNLAGTRVAMESGVDVLAHSPEELDGIDDALLHQMVARHMAIIPTLKLFSRDSNIAQIRSVVFKFRQFGGQLMFGTDTGFLTDYSVTEEYRQLALAGLTFRDVLAMLTTNPAERFHVSKEKGQVAIGMAGDLTVLSTDPATDSLAFTQVRYAIRGGKVIASKP comes from the coding sequence ATGCGAATTGTCTTTCTTTTGCTGTTGTGTATTCCTGGACTGTGCAATGCGGCTGCACAGGATCTTGCAATTGTGGATGCAAAGGTCTATCCGTCGCCAGAGGCGAAGGCCGTCAAGCACGCAACGATTCTGATTCGCGGCGGAAAGATTACTGCAGTTGGGGAGCATGTCGTTATTCCGCATGGTGTCGCTACGCTGCCCTGTACCGGATGTATCGTGGTGGCCGGCTTTTGGAATACCCATGTTCACTTTACTGAGGCTAAGTGGGTGGACGCGGCGCATCAACCTGCAGAAAAGCTGGCGCAACAACTGCGAGAGATGCTCACCCTTTCCGGTTTTACAACGGTTGTCGATACTGCTTCGATTCCAGACAACACCGTTGCTCTTCGTCGTCGTATCGAATCCGGAGAGGTGATGGGGCCTCGTATTTATACGGCGGGCGCGGGGCTTTTTCCACCACACTCGCTTCCCTACTATGTGAAGGATATGCCGCCAGAGGTGCTGGCTCAGCTGCCGCAGCCTAATACTCCCGCCGAAGCCGCAGCGGCTGTTCAGAAGAACATCGCAGCGGGCGCGGATATTGTGAAGCTCTTTACGGGTTCTATCGTTGCCCCCGGAAATATCGTCCCCATGCCACTTGCTATCGCTACGGCTGCGGCGGCGACTGGTCACGAGCACGGCCAGCTTGTCTTCGCTCACCCTTCGAATCTTGCGGGAACTCGCGTCGCGATGGAAAGCGGAGTTGATGTCCTGGCTCATTCGCCGGAAGAGTTAGATGGAATTGACGACGCTCTTCTTCATCAGATGGTTGCTCGTCACATGGCTATAATTCCGACGCTCAAACTCTTTTCTCGCGACTCAAACATCGCTCAGATACGGTCGGTTGTCTTCAAGTTTCGCCAATTTGGCGGACAGCTTATGTTTGGCACCGATACTGGCTTTCTGACTGACTACAGCGTGACGGAGGAGTATCGGCAGCTTGCGTTGGCTGGTCTTACTTTTCGCGATGTTCTGGCTATGCTAACGACGAATCCGGCGGAAAGATTTCACGTTAGCAAAGAGAAAGGTCAGGTCGCGATTGGCATGGCTGGTGATTTAACGGTGCTGTCCACCGATCCAGCTACAGACTCGCTCGCGTTCACCCAGGTTCGCTACGCGATTCGCGGCGGGAAGGTCATCGCAAGCAAGCCTTGA
- the thrC gene encoding threonine synthase: MKVATHHLRCTECATVIGKDEVSSNFRCPLCNGLYEVVYPWTNATAGPESRLPNPSALRWLWQERRSSSMAIDQSGVWRFRDLLPIVDDLEKVVTLREGNTPFYDLPRCAKAAGIDWLLAKHQGMNPTGSFKDTGMTAALSVAAQRGFEWVACASTGNTSAAMAAYAARAGLRSIVFIPEGKIAWGKLSQSMDYGALTIQLKTDFDGCVKILGELVKQFPIYLLNSVNPYRLEGQKTPAFELVEQMEWQVPEHVIVPGGNLANSSALAKGFAEMHELGLIPRIPKISIIQAEGANPLYRSLQENGGEQLTPVVANTRATAIRIGNPASWRKAVNALQTTGGWCEQVSEQEIALAKAEIGAEGVGCEPASAVTLAGLKKLVAQGKITAEERVVLILTGHTLKDSAYTIEYHRNELFSDAEKAELSVSEQSRHAALRKPPIVLEADPGLVLRTLESHMNQPQPA; encoded by the coding sequence ATGAAAGTAGCAACACATCACCTCAGATGCACAGAATGCGCGACCGTCATCGGCAAGGATGAGGTTAGCAGCAACTTTCGCTGTCCGCTGTGCAACGGCCTCTATGAAGTTGTCTACCCATGGACCAATGCCACTGCCGGCCCCGAAAGCCGCCTGCCCAATCCGAGCGCCCTCCGCTGGCTCTGGCAGGAGCGCCGGTCATCATCGATGGCAATCGACCAGTCGGGAGTGTGGCGGTTCCGCGATCTGCTTCCCATCGTCGACGACCTCGAAAAAGTCGTCACCCTCCGCGAAGGCAATACCCCTTTCTACGATCTTCCCCGCTGCGCCAAAGCTGCCGGCATCGACTGGCTTCTCGCCAAACACCAGGGCATGAACCCGACGGGTTCCTTCAAGGACACAGGCATGACCGCCGCTCTCTCGGTTGCCGCCCAGCGTGGCTTCGAGTGGGTTGCCTGCGCTTCGACGGGCAATACCTCTGCCGCCATGGCAGCCTACGCCGCGCGCGCCGGGCTGCGCAGCATCGTCTTTATCCCGGAGGGCAAGATCGCCTGGGGCAAGCTCTCGCAGTCGATGGACTACGGCGCTCTGACCATTCAGCTCAAGACGGACTTCGACGGCTGCGTCAAAATCCTCGGCGAACTGGTAAAGCAGTTCCCGATCTATCTGCTCAACTCGGTCAACCCCTACCGTCTCGAAGGTCAGAAGACCCCCGCCTTCGAGCTCGTCGAGCAGATGGAGTGGCAGGTTCCCGAGCACGTCATCGTTCCTGGCGGCAACCTCGCCAACTCCTCGGCCCTCGCCAAGGGCTTTGCGGAGATGCACGAGCTTGGCCTCATCCCGCGTATTCCGAAGATCAGCATCATCCAGGCGGAAGGAGCGAACCCGCTCTACCGCAGCCTGCAGGAGAACGGCGGCGAGCAACTCACTCCAGTGGTCGCAAATACTCGAGCCACTGCCATACGCATCGGCAACCCTGCCTCCTGGCGCAAAGCCGTGAACGCCCTTCAGACAACCGGCGGCTGGTGCGAGCAGGTTTCTGAGCAGGAAATTGCGCTCGCTAAGGCCGAGATCGGCGCGGAAGGCGTAGGTTGCGAGCCGGCGTCCGCTGTCACCCTTGCTGGCCTCAAAAAGCTCGTCGCCCAGGGAAAGATCACCGCAGAGGAGCGCGTCGTCCTCATCCTCACTGGCCACACCCTGAAAGACTCCGCGTATACCATCGAGTATCACCGTAACGAATTGTTCTCAGACGCTGAAAAAGCGGAGCTTAGCGTTTCGGAGCAATCTCGGCATGCTGCCCTGCGCAAGCCCCCCATCGTCCTTGAAGCGGATCCCGGCCTGGTCCTCCGCACACTCGAATCTCACATGAATCAGCCCCAGCCAGCATGA
- the modA gene encoding molybdate ABC transporter substrate-binding protein, with protein sequence MCLVVCLGVILSGRSAWGQKELRVAAAADLQPVMPELAQEYEKAMGVKLVVSFGSSSTLATQILNSAPMDIFLGADFFFPEKVVAAGLADETAPVAYAKGTLVLWARKDSGLLPLSIERLTDPKVTRVAIANELHAPYGRAAAEALRRMKIYDQVAPHFVVGENITQTAQFVESGNAQLGLISMTAASTPHFKEIGTYVLVPTSQYTEIRQCAVIMAKSDRKADAHAFLDWMLSPAVQAKLSAMGLAAVK encoded by the coding sequence GTGTGCCTTGTTGTCTGTCTGGGTGTGATCCTGAGTGGCCGAAGTGCATGGGGACAGAAGGAGCTGAGGGTCGCCGCCGCAGCAGATCTTCAGCCCGTGATGCCAGAGCTCGCACAGGAGTACGAAAAAGCGATGGGAGTGAAGTTGGTCGTCAGCTTCGGATCGTCGTCCACACTCGCGACGCAGATTCTAAACAGCGCTCCGATGGATATTTTTTTGGGAGCGGACTTCTTCTTTCCAGAAAAGGTCGTGGCAGCGGGTCTGGCCGATGAGACAGCGCCGGTAGCGTACGCCAAGGGCACGCTGGTGCTTTGGGCGAGGAAGGATTCCGGCCTTCTGCCGCTGAGTATCGAGCGGCTGACCGATCCGAAGGTCACGCGGGTGGCGATCGCGAACGAACTGCATGCTCCGTACGGACGAGCGGCTGCGGAGGCTCTACGGCGAATGAAGATCTACGATCAAGTGGCTCCTCACTTTGTCGTGGGAGAAAACATTACGCAGACGGCTCAGTTTGTGGAATCGGGAAATGCGCAGCTCGGTTTGATATCGATGACCGCTGCGAGCACGCCGCACTTCAAAGAGATTGGCACCTACGTGCTGGTACCGACATCGCAGTACACGGAGATACGGCAGTGTGCTGTGATCATGGCGAAGTCAGACCGCAAGGCCGACGCCCATGCTTTCCTCGACTGGATGCTGTCGCCTGCGGTTCAGGCAAAACTAAGTGCAATGGGTCTTGCTGCAGTAAAGTAG